The stretch of DNA AGCGGACCTTCACGAGGGTTCCTTGGTTAAGAGTGAATCAGCTTCAGCAAGTACAGTGTCCAGATCGTATCCTTCACCTATTTCTATTTCCCTATCTCCCTTGGCTAAAAGGCGCAGAATCTCTTTTTCATTTTCAGATTTCTCATACGCATCGACACTGATTATTACCGCAGCTGCCCGCCCCCGCTGCGTAATGACTAACGGCTCTTTTTTGTTTCGTAATTGTTTCAGAATCTTGGCGGCATCTTGCCTCAAATCGCTAACTGGAATGATGTTTAATAGATTACCCATGACGTACCTCCTTTTGTATTTTTAAACGTACCACCAAT from Desulfovibrionales bacterium encodes:
- a CDS encoding type II toxin-antitoxin system Phd/YefM family antitoxin, producing MGNLLNIIPVSDLRQDAAKILKQLRNKKEPLVITQRGRAAAVIISVDAYEKSENEKEILRLLAKGDREIEIGEGYDLDTVLAEADSLLTKEPS